One Acidimicrobiia bacterium DNA segment encodes these proteins:
- a CDS encoding heme-binding domain-containing protein: MNWRKWLKRSPLILIGLLVVIQAVPYGRAHDNPPVLAEPQWDSAATRQLAVAACYDCHSNEVVWPWYTNIAPISWLATHDVDEGRGKLNFSEWNTGEQETDELGEVIESGEMPPIYYGWIHPAARLTDSEMQQLITGLEASVGGRRG, from the coding sequence ATGAACTGGCGAAAGTGGTTGAAACGGAGTCCGCTCATCCTGATCGGTCTGCTCGTGGTAATTCAGGCAGTGCCGTATGGTCGCGCCCATGACAACCCGCCAGTACTAGCCGAGCCGCAGTGGGATTCGGCAGCGACAAGACAACTGGCGGTGGCGGCCTGTTATGACTGTCACAGCAATGAAGTGGTCTGGCCGTGGTACACCAACATTGCCCCTATTTCATGGCTGGCCACCCATGACGTCGATGAAGGGCGCGGCAAACTCAACTTCTCGGAATGGAACACCGGCGAGCAAGAGACCGACGAGCTGGGCGAAGTGATCGAGTCAGGCGAGATGCCCCCCATCTACTACGGATGGATTCACCCGGCCGCCCGATTGACCGACTCTGAGATGCAACAACTCATCACCGGGTTGGAAGCGTCGGTCGGAGGACGTCGAGGATGA
- a CDS encoding antibiotic biosynthesis monooxygenase: protein MILEVADFRTNDPADFEIGMEEVKGVIAAADGYHGHTVQRSVETPGRYVLVVRWESIAHHQAFRASDAFQSWVGRLGPHREGAFVEHTETVLSNGWDLSS, encoded by the coding sequence ATGATTCTCGAAGTAGCCGACTTTCGCACCAACGACCCCGCTGACTTCGAGATAGGCATGGAAGAAGTCAAGGGCGTGATTGCCGCCGCTGACGGCTATCACGGTCACACCGTGCAACGAAGTGTCGAGACGCCGGGTCGTTACGTGCTCGTCGTCCGGTGGGAGTCCATCGCCCATCACCAGGCGTTCCGGGCGTCGGACGCCTTTCAATCCTGGGTCGGGCGACTCGGACCGCACCGGGAAGGTGCGTTCGTTGAACACACCGAAACCGTGCTCAGCAACGGGTGGGACCTGTCGAGCTGA
- a CDS encoding response regulator, whose amino-acid sequence MKAMPDRMPVILVADDSRLVTELFKRVFQQHGYRVITTANGTEALEIGLTQDLDLAVMDQVMPGRVGAEVLQAWRAASIDVPVIMVSAIEEPRMREQALELGASFYLYKPISSDELLAAVDRLLDPDGGVAAQ is encoded by the coding sequence ATGAAGGCTATGCCGGACCGAATGCCTGTCATTCTTGTGGCAGACGACTCACGACTTGTAACCGAGTTGTTCAAGCGAGTATTTCAACAGCACGGCTATCGCGTCATAACGACCGCGAACGGCACGGAAGCGCTCGAAATTGGACTCACTCAGGACCTCGACCTGGCGGTGATGGACCAGGTGATGCCGGGCCGGGTAGGCGCCGAGGTACTCCAGGCGTGGAGGGCGGCCAGCATCGACGTACCCGTGATCATGGTGTCGGCCATCGAGGAGCCGCGTATGCGTGAGCAGGCACTTGAGCTCGGAGCCAGCTTCTATCTCTACAAGCCCATATCAAGCGACGAACTACTTGCGGCGGTCGACCGCCTCTTGGACCCCGACGGAGGAGTCGCGGCTCAGTGA